The genomic DNA ccccccatttgaataAGTGTTTGGACAAATTTCACtcatagtgtattaaagtagtcaaaagtgtagtatttggacccatattcctagcacgcaatgactacatcaagcttgtgaaacttgttggatgcatttgcagtttgttttggttgtgtttcggattacAGTATGTTTTGCCCAAAAAGGAACTGAATGGTAAatttgattgtaaataagaattgaagatgtttctgaacacttctacattaatgtggatgctaccttgATTACAGTTAATCATGAGTAATGATGATCATGCCCCCAAATTCATGAATAAAGATcataccccccccaaaatatgCTAACTTCCCCTtcttggtaatggtgagaggttagcattttttgttgtagcgtctgaacgggatctcacttatcattattcatgattaaaTAATTTTCTTAATTTTTCTTAATTAATTTAGGTGTTCAAAAACATCTTATCTACTCAATTAGAAAGAAAATGACTCcattcaccattcagttactattgggcaaaacataacccaaaacaaactgcaaatgcttacaacaagtttgtagtcacaaaacttgatgtagtcattgtgtgcaagAAACATGGGACCGAATTTTGATACATAAGTGAATTTATCCAAATACCTATGACTTCACAGGTGTGGGAccagatacataaagtgcttcatttttaaacggtaaaacagatatgcatGAAAAAACCCTCAAATaaaacattctgtactgtcgcttcataaaacatttgatctcaaataaaTAGAGTTAAATtcaacatttgatctcaaattaaTAGAGTTAAATTCaacattttagcttcactgtcccaatacatatggaggggagtgtCTTTTGCCTGGTTACCCAAAGTCCTTGCTCCAGCCAAACGCTACGCCACACCCACtaacgttagtttcttctccacaatgagtttggatctgagtacctccccagCCCTACACCGAATGCGAACACATTTGGGGCCATCTcattggtccagaaaccgatggcTTGGGCCAGAGTAAGAACATCAGTTGGAAAGTGGCGGTTTGAAAatttgtcattggctttgatactctggttGGTTATAGAAGATCCAATCGCTGAaaactttgttttgtacaacactcCTTGTGCCCTATCACCAGAAATGACTTCAATGATGTCATCCTCAGACTAAAGTACTGTATGTAGCGAACGACAAAGCAGAggaagaatttagtgtgagtGGTCAGGTTAAGTGTACTTTACCCTTTTATCCAATTACTTCTCTTCTTAATTAATATGGATTTACCTTTAAGGTCTACCTTATACCTTTCTTAATAACATGTTTTTCTATATTATATGGACCCCCACTTTCTTTCCCTTCTACCTGGGTATGTCCTAAATATCTCCCCCAGAATAATATAATTGTTCCATAGAGAGAACTAGATTAGTGTGAAGCGATAGTGCCAAAGAGATTAGTGAACGGCATTTGTCCCTAAAGTGTAACCAGATCTCTCCAAATgttgctctgctctctctttctgtgtgtgtgtggtccttttgagtgtgcaatgtgtgtatgtcagtggaggctgctgagggtagGACAGCtgataataatgactggaatggagtcaatggaatggtatcgaacacatcaaagatgtggtttccatgaggttgataccactccattgactccattccagccattattatgagccgtcctcccctcagcggcctctattggtgtgtgtgtgtcctttccaGTGTCATTAAGTCTCAGAGGAGTCAGAGTTCTAAGTCGTTGGGATAAACCTTTCCTTGACCTACGTGgcccgtctgtctctctccacatgCTTGTGATTAGTGTCATAATAAGACACGCTAAAGGACAGTTTTATGACTGCCTGAGTATGCCTAGCTCCTTACGCACTAAATCACAGGCACACAGTTTTCAGCAAGAGGGTAAAGAGAAACTCAATCTTCACACATTAAGGAGCTCTCAAAGCTCCGCTCCTTCAGCAGCGCTACTTAACCAGAGGCTAATGGCTAAAACAAATTCAACTCCTGCTGAAGGCGaagggtgtttctcaaaatgcatactaccgtgctccaagtacgcaaattggagcacgggagggtcggagtatgagtccaaatcaaagtatggtAAATGGAGCACAGAGGGCACTTCTCAAATTAATTTAGACATTTTTACCTGCCAACATACCATAGATTGCGAGCCCATAATAAGGCAATAGGGCTAACTGGATAGCTACTACTGTTATCTAGCCAGATAGCCACAAATAATTGTTAGCTAAGTACCCACGAAGAATTTACATCTATCTTGCATAATATTCGTTTTAGGTCAATTTTGCCTGTTAAACTATttggttagctacattattacgaTTCCCATATAGTTTGCTGATAGTTATGAAGAAAAATtgttgctttgtgtatatcttgttaaGTCTCTATTTtgattgtcctggctggaagatgGTTCAGTAAATGGGTAAGTCCCAAGTCCATAGTAGGTCAATAGGGctaactagatagctagctagccacaaagAATTGGTGGCTACCCATGAAAAAATGTACATATACCTTGCATAACATTAGTTTTAGGTAATTTTTTCCTGTTATACTAACTTGTTAGCCacattattacgattcacatatagctagctgataattatgaagtaaaacgtttgctttgtgtatatatCTTGTTTCGTATATTGTTGCctttgtcctggctggaagaaggttcagtgattGGGGAGGTGAAgcatgaggtaatacagtagggcgAATGCTTCTCAAATGTAAcgttttatacaatgggtgggtttaatcctgaatgctgattggttaaaaccgcaatCCAGCccgtgtctattccacaaatgacCACCGGCTAAATATATGAGTTTAAAATGCATATTTACTCTCTtacatctgactgcgcaatccactgtctcatcagcacagccaggcaatttataaacttgatctccactataaaaagcatagatattcatctcacatttcttttagactctTTTATTTTTCAACAGCGGAGTTTTGTATAAacgtttctgtctctctccgacatttgcgacattgtttcaatattcaaattctacagctgtcccatagtaatgaatgtgtcaggatgagacagacaggttctcagccagtcgaaatcatgaatcagcataatttttatggatatatacaaagaactatcaatagaaaacaggtcaaacaaaactaagtgcagctagtttgaaatctttccagcttcagtttgaagtgatcgTGTTAGCTTTGtcgttggctagctcctctgaacaacagtgtcctggcgAGAGAGCACATTCTATATGCCAGGTGATCAGGcaatatggcaatggaacatttagaacgaacgacctGGGTTGCATccaaaagactgaacgactgggtctctggcaaccgaaccgatagaacgaatgaccagccggcttgggttgcaaccctagatttgtcgggactatatcttgtggaaggatgaaatagtatgaataaattcatcaaaataacgttctcaattaaaatatgtcaatcattatttaaatatgttggtaacccgttgtataaaagtgataatgccctcgaagtcgctgtttggaggatatattggcacggtttgccggccctcgacaACACCCGTACCAATATGTCCTCCAAACACGGGCTTCTCTGGCATGATCACTTAATTATGCATTCTCCACACTCTCGTCCGCACAAGAACCTACGCAAGAGAATGCACTTGGAGCATgttagtatgcatattgagaaacacccattgTTTAGCATCCAGCTCCTACTAAACGCTAACACATTTTAGCATGTAGGCTACCACTACACCCTATTTCAGTATTATAACTCCTGCTAACAGTTTACAGATTTTTGCATAACTTATGCTAACTAATAATCCCTTGCTAAGTGCTAACTGACCATTTTAACATAGAAGTAGCAGAAATGTGGCTTCAGAAGAGCCCAGCGATTTGCCGCAGTATTGCAGTCAAACTGCGTTTTGGCACACACATTTTTTGCCCTTTTTCGGCCAAAGCACATCATTCTTcacatcatttacattttatgTCTTAATTTCAGTCATTAGATAAAATCCTGAAATAGCCAAGATGTAGCCAAATTTGTCAATAGACTTATAGTTAACAAACGTCTAATTCGACCTACTTATACAATTATAAATTGATCATCTGGGCATAGCAATGCAGAATCAATGCGCAGCGACAGAAACTCAAAGTCTATAGTTTGCTCACAGTGCCAAACGTTGTCTGGAGCGACACTTGGCGGTAACAACTGGAAGTGGACAATCAAGCCACTTACTGAAACCATTCACTAGGGAACAACAAACGTtcgttaggcaccaaacagaagaaatcaaggagagggactacctggatttgaccaataagaaacgcttattttatttttctgttgCAATATGTTTTCAGGCGTGTGCCCTAATAAACACAATCCTGGTATTGACGGTGGattgagagaggaagggagggccaGGAAATTATGACTACAGGAGGATTTCTCAATACTCTGCATCTCAAGGCCTGTTTGAAACATAGTCGCCTTCACAGCTGTGTTTATTCACTGAAACGAAAGAGTTCAATTCCATTCGAAATACTTATTTCAGGCATAATTTAAATATCTAGACTTGCTGCACAGGCTTGGCTAGGTGTGGCAAAAAATGTAACCAATATTTTCatagaaaaataatatttattgtattttaacgcATCGTTAAACCAACATTTTACAAGACAAAACGAATGTTATTGTTTTATATCACACTAAATTCACATAAATGGTTCACAAGTAGTGacttgatgtgtctgtgtgttctggtgCATGTCTCGGCATCCTCCAGGTGTTGTGAAACATGAAGGAATTAAGAAACCGTCATATTCTGTGTCTGGAGGGCTTTGAAACAGGCTTCAGGTACGATGTGATGACAAGCAAAAAATGTACACATACCAAGCACATACTGTAGTCACACACGATGAACAAGTAGgcatacaatacaaaataacctGTAGATAGAAGGCACACGTACAACGTTCACACACATGTGTACTACATCGTGATGTAGAGATTACATTCTTATGCAGGTGAAAATTGCATTCCACTTAAATTAGACTCTAGACAGGGTATAGATACAGTGTGACATAGCCATCATTATGTCTATAAGCTGCTATGTCAAACGTTCACACCATACACGAacagacacaaacaaatacaaaatcaATTTAGATAAAATACTGGGGAAATAATCATACACGCACACTACCTGCAGCCTAGGTTGGTGTCTGTTAATAAAAGCTGAAGTTTCCCAAATATACCCCCATATATGGACTTTCTCATATGCTACCCCGGGAGTGGCTTGGAATGCGAGTGATTTTATCAATTGTACGTCACTTTACCTGATCAGGACACGTATAACAAGGAGTGCCTTCCTGTCGAAGAGACATCGTGCTCAATGCGCTGACACGGGATCATTTTTGCTTTTCGTCTTGGGACCAACTAGTTTTAGGGGCAGACTCTGGATCAGCATTCCAGTCAATTGTCTACACTAGACTGGGTGTGGCGCAAGACGGAAGTGGGTTGAAAAGGAAAGAGAAGGGGAAACGAGCCGGCATAGTGATTTggagacaggggagggagagactggaCCGCACATCTATTGTCAAGGCCATTTTTTATTCGTTTGTTTGAATGAGATTAAGTTAGAACCGCGCGCAATAGAAAGAAATCCCCCCCATTTTCGAAAGCGGAAGCCAATGAATTAGGTTTGCTTACTTGCCACGTCTGTAGAAAAAAAATCTTAGCTGATTATAGCAGCAGGAGAACTATCTAAACCATCTAACACAGGGTTAGGCTAATTTGATAACATTTTACGAAAGTAGGTTAGACCTGTCAAATTTTAGTGCGTTATTGAGTCACTGCTGTTAGGAGGAAGAACGTATTTTCACGCCACTAATCTACAACAATCAACGTTTTCCCGTCTTGGTGGGGCGTTGttactttttttttcatttcaggaCAACTCGAGCTGAAGTCGAAGTTCTAAGAAACGTTTTAGAGAAGGAAAAAAACTAACTAGGCTTAGCCTACGCTCGCAAACAAGACAATGTCTGGAAACAACAGCATCGACGCGGTTAAGCGAAAGATTAAAGTTTTACAGCAACAGGCAGATGAAGCCGAAGAAAGAGCAGAAATTCTTCAGAGACAGGTCGAGGTGGACAAAACATCAAGAGAACAGGTAAAAAGGATATTCAGTAATCAACATTCGTTTAGGCATTTCGACAAGATGTGCACGTCGATAGGTCTACATTCGATCTACGAAGTGCGTTGATGGTGCACTTTAAAAAGAAACAATGTAGCCTGCCACTGGGACTGGGTCGTGATTCATGCATTTACACCTCCGCCCTACAAGGAGCCCATTGACTTGGGATTTGCCAATTCGATATAGGTACGACCGGAAgttacttttcgtagcaggttaggatggACAGTGGTAACCAACATTCTTCTGTTACTTTACCCAGCCAGGGATGGATGTGGAGGGGATGACTAAATGCTAAacaaaaatgtatagaaaataaaccataatacttttatttcctaatttatttaaataaaatgcACGTATTTTGTCTTTTAAAAACCAAACTACGTTTGCAAGTGGTCTCCGTAACGGTTACAAACGTGACTGATACAAGTCTGAGGTAGAGCTTCTTaattttttctccaatttatgctttggcctcgagtataggatgagtcaacaacattatttggttgTGAGTTAACGGAATATGAACAtttaagtgagattttcactggacaggtACTTTAACAGAAGGATACTGAGGGGATTTGATTTAATGTCCAGGGTGAACCGGGCTAGTGTTGATTGCATTAGTTTTGGAATCAGTTTGCCTTCTGGATGTGAGCAAAGTGCCCGTTTTTGCCGATGGAAAAGTCTGTTCAAAACGAAAGTGATGTAATTATTAAGCACTTGTAGTAATGAGTttgattctgtgttttcacatgcaaaagtaaTTCATTTTGATAAACGCTTTACCTGCCTCCCCAACGAAAACTAGAACATTCTAATATTTATTTTGTGGAAAATAGGTGCACCGTGCTGCCTATTTGACAACATCACCGTTACTGTTtgatttgagaagggcgctcctccTGCCACGCGTTGGCCCGATGACGTGATGGGCCATTGCCCGGTTCAACCTGGGTTAGCGTAATAGAATTCCCTCACAAAAGGCAGCTGTAGGAGCAATGGATTGTGGTCATTGGCGTTAATTGCCATATTTTCTGCGCTTAATCGATATAACGAATGGCCTGTTAACTACACCTTCCTACAATGTTCCACAGTTCATGCTTGTAGAGAAATTGTGTTGAGCTCACGGGGGAAAAAACTAACTAAATGGAATTACAATAATTGAACTTGTTGGTCAATTAGTTATTTAAAAAAGCAAAAATAAACCAGAAGTTCAGCATATCTCCCAGCACTAATTAAACTCTGATTGCAATGAACGTTCTTCTGGACCTTTGAGAAGGAAATTGTCGCCCCATGCATTTCACCACCTCACATTACACAGAAAGCATGGTAGGTGTACAGCTAAAGAGTAGAGGGAGGCCTTTAGCTTGATATGGCTAGTCTTTAATGCATGTCCATGTCTCTCCCCTCTTGCTCATCTGTCCATCTATGGCCATCTCTTTTCTCCTGTCATTTGTCTGTATACCAGGGTACACTGGCAAATTGTTATAGCCAGTCTAGTGACCTCTATTCAATAAGGTTAACCATGAAAACTAACAAGAAATTGGTAGGAGAACATTTATGCAGATTGTCTTTCCCCCACAATATATTTTCATTGGAGAATACAAGGTAACAGATATTGTATGGTTGCAATGTTGTGCTACACTGAACATGACCCATGTACTGGAGAAAAtcagtgaatgaatgaatggccaTCTGACTGGAACATTGTCTAGCCTCATACATCGGTGGACGAGGTGTGATATGATGCAATGATAAGTGCTTTGAGCACTAGAAGAAGCACTATATAAATCCTATATGATGGCATATACAAGcaattatgtactgtatgttctaagcagggttggggtaaattccatttaaattTGCGTAGTATACTGACATTTAGCCCAACTCTCCCCCCTGATACAGGCTGAGGCTGAGGTTGCTTCCCTGAACCGGCGTATCCAGCTGGTTGAGGAGGAGTTGGACAGGGCCCAGGAGCGACTGGCCACTGCTCTGCAGAAACTGGAAGAGGCAGAGAAGGCTGCGGATGAAAGTGAGAGGTCAGTGGGACACATTAACGAAAAGAGGCCCACACACTGTAATGCTCCAAACACCACTGTTTAAGGGAtacttctccagagtcagattaactcgtggataccattttatgtccatgtccagtatgaaggaagttagtgctagcgcaatgactggaagtctgtgTCTGCTAGCATGCTTCAACATGTATTTAGTCTTGCCAACATTATGTACAACCAGGGCTTTCTCTAAGGCAACAAAGTCCGATTTGTATCTCTAACATAGCCTAGTCAACTGTTGGGAATGGCTTACGCAAGTGTCGTCTGCATTCATTTACATACACTTgtgcatgtgtgaaataggacaagaATAAGCACCCactaaattatttattattataataaaatgcCCTATGCTGCAATGGAAGCTTAACTTTTTAACATTGGCTTTGTGAAGTAAGACAACATATTGAGAAAAGGGGTCTTGGCCTCGCTCATTATGGTCTTAACCTTGTCAGTTTATCATCGTTGTTGGTCTGGAAGTGAAAGCACATAGCAACGATGGCACAGACAAAAGGGGAAACCCAGACACATCACAGGGGGTGCAAATCTGTTTAAAACTTGCCCCTGAAATATGGTGATAAGAAGTCCAGTGGCGGGAAGTGGGACAATATGGAGCTACGTGAAACTTGGCCGACAATTTTTTCATTGAAATATCGTTTTCTGTACCCTAAACTAAAATACGTTATGAACAGATTGAAatacgtaaaaaaaaaatgttaggaGTGCAAgggtgaattgagttattgcacacgtgcACTTCAGACTCTTCCCCAACAGAAATATGTGAATACTTGCTTAAACTCGCCAATAGTATTTCACTAGCTCTTGCTTGGCTCCGCccaccttgcttgttctgccagTTGTGCTTCATTTGCTCCCATTGTAAATGACGCTGACGATAAATCTTAGgttagttaccagtatctttgaCGATTGTGTGTTGGATCTCGCTATCTCTCCACATGAGTCATTATTGGCCCAGCCAATAATGTTAATTGATTGGATGTGTGTTTTCTTTGACGCACCGTTGAGTTTCTCCCTCCATTGTCCCTCCCAGACTGAAATGTAGTGTCACATGCTGCTGACAGTGTGAAATATTAACAGTGTGTGTTTAGTTTGACAAATATCCAAAGTCTAATATCCAGTATTGGCGTATTACCACAAAATGGTAGGCTCTCACGTTAGGATAGGCCAAATGAATCCCTACACGATACAATACGTATAATGTGTGCCTGTGTTGGTTCCAGGGGCATGAAGGTGATTGAGAACCGAGCCCTGAAGGATGAGGAGAAGATGGAGCTACAGGAGATCCAGCTGAAAGAGGCCAAGCACATTGCTGAGGAGGCTGATCGCAAGTACGAGGAGGTGAGCATATCACACACGGCAGAGTTCTCAGAATGAACAGAACTGCCTGCTGTGCCTGAACTAGCCTTGGATAGTTGCGTAACATTTCTGGAAAAAGGTGATGTTAGGTAATACAATACGTGTGTTTAAAATTGGTAAGATCATGTACACACACGCCATGCTGCTTCagtactacctcataaacacacacacggacacaatgAGGAAACGTCCTCATCGAGACAGACGTGGATGAGGTTATCACATACCTTTCCTCTCACGTAAGGCTGTAAGCTCACTAGTACAGTTTTGGTCTATATGTACACAATTTATATCCAAAATGGGCGTCTCTCCCCACATGCATCACCTGTACACCATCTGCGCCAATCTTGCGAGCAATTGTTTCCGTCTGCAACTGGCACGAaataatcctgtgtgtgtgtctacaggtgGCTCGTAAGCTGCTGATCATCGAGGGGGATCACGAGCgcacagaggagagggcagagctTGCTGAGGCGTGAGTTGCCACATGATTGAACTGCAcaatagtaacacacacacacacacgcagaactACGCTGGTGGTACGTTAACACCTGTTCCACACGGCCAAAGATTATTCTGTCAAATGATTTAGATATACTGACGTTTTCCCTCTAAGGAATGTACACACACCTACTACACAGAATACTATATAACATTTAACATGTACTGCATTGTAGCACTGTTGTCCTAAACATACTGTTATCACACAACTACTACTCATGCAGACATGCATTGTGAATTTTCACATAGATTATATTTGTGAACTATATTTAAACAATTCCCTGTCTACATCATAATTATACCAGGCCAGAGTCAAATGCATTGTTAGAGGTTCAAGCGGAAAAGCTGGGCCACACAATGTCATGCAGTGCCATGCCAATTGGCCACATTGGCGCTATAACAAGTTATGGGAGATGCAAACATTTAAAGGTCACGCCCCTCACCCCGTTTGAGCTAGTGTGGGTAGCATCTCAAACatattgaccaataaacattcaagTGGGCTTGAcctggcacataaatgcatatattGTAAAGCAGATGTGATTATTTGTATTGTAACAACTTGACACATGTTCAtaacactgtcaagactcaacatatgcaagCACGTTCAAATCGGCCACACATATAACGGGAACATATTTATTGCTCTTGATCTGATGAAATTTGGCACATGCTCAGGGATTTGAGTCTAGCTAACCTGCAGAGAATGGTTATCTTTGGCCGCACGGCGGCACTGTTGGACTCATGCAAGTTTATTGCCTTGTTTGAGCGAGAGTCTTGGAAAACATAGCGTTTTGAAGATGTGCGTCCATAGATGCTATATACCAAATTTGGTGCCAGCGATTCTGGAGAAGACATTTTGAACTGGTCAACATTATTACAAATTGTCCAAGATGCATCAAAAGCAGAGTGCATGATCTGTTTGATTTTGAGTTCTGATATTTGATAAGCATGGTAAGGAGTACAGATGTTGCAAATCGTATTGTGATCTGTCCAATTTGTCCTGATGATGGTGCTGTGGGGCCATAGCTTGAACCCTGCCATGGCAGCTTGAAgctatattaaaataaaattacTGCttagtttgcacttttgggactattccattggtttcaTTTTATCAGACCAACAAAATCAA from Salvelinus sp. IW2-2015 linkage group LG31, ASM291031v2, whole genome shotgun sequence includes the following:
- the LOC111955886 gene encoding tropomyosin alpha-3 chain isoform X6, translating into MSGNNSIDAVKRKIKVLQQQADEAEERAEILQRQVEVDKTSREQAEAEVASLNRRIQLVEEELDRAQERLATALQKLEEAEKAADESERGMKVIENRALKDEEKMELQEIQLKEAKHIAEEADRKYEEVARKLLIIEGDHERTEERAELAEAKARALEEELRGFDQSLKSLQASEDQYSQKEDKYEEEIKILTDKLKEAETRAEFAERSVAKLEKTIDDLEDELYAQKLKYKAISEELDHALNDMTSI
- the LOC111955886 gene encoding tropomyosin alpha-4 chain isoform X7, producing MSGNNSIDAVKRKIKVLQQQADEAEERAEILQRQVEVDKTSREQAEAEVASLNRRIQLVEEELDRAQERLATALQKLEEAEKAADESERGMKVIENRALKDEEKMELQEIQLKEAKHIAEEADRKYEEVARKLLIIEGDHERTEERAELAEAKCAELEEELKNVTNNLKSLEAQAEKYSQKEDKYEEEIKILTDKLKEAETRAEFAERSVAKLEKTIDDLEERLANAKEENLKIHATLDQTLQDLNSF
- the LOC111955886 gene encoding tropomyosin alpha-3 chain isoform X8, which codes for MSGNNSIDAVKRKIKVLQQQADEAEERAEILQRQVEVDKTSREQAEAEVASLNRRIQLVEEELDRAQERLATALQKLEEAEKAADESERGMKVIENRALKDEEKMELQEIQLKEAKHIAEEADRKYEEVARKLLIIEGDHERTEERAELAEAKARALEEELRGFDQSLKSLQASEDQYSQKEDKYEEEIKILTDKLKEAETRAEFAERSVAKLEKTIDDLEERLANAKEENLKIHATLDQTLQDLNSF
- the LOC111955886 gene encoding tropomyosin alpha-3 chain isoform X5, which translates into the protein MSGNNSIDAVKRKIKVLQQQADEAEERAEILQRQVEVDKTSREQAEAEVASLNRRIQLVEEELDRAQERLATALQKLEEAEKAADESERGMKVIENRALKDEEKMELQEIQLKEAKHIAEEADRKYEEVARKLLIIEGDHERTEERAELAEAKCAELEEELKNVTNNLKSLEAQAEKYSQKEDKYEEEIKILTDKLKEAETRAEFAERSVAKLEKTIDDLEDELYAQKLKYKAISEELDHALNDMTSI